From Firmicutes bacterium HGW-Firmicutes-1, the proteins below share one genomic window:
- a CDS encoding Fe-S oxidoreductase: MKVRLKFSKTGTLKFIGHLDLMRTFQKIFRQAELPIAYSEGFNPHQIFSIAAPLAVGVTSSGEYLDMKLVQNMDTQMIIDHVNACCPNGLKIEAAIVIDDHEPSAMASVSAAKYSVLQEECVLTEENIANFALQDSIVIKKKNKKGKINDFDIKPGIYNIVINDNKIIMTLATGSTLNVKPDAVFSSLSEFIGASYDPFNYKVHREELYHSDSAFIPLSVPVEPVF; this comes from the coding sequence ATGAAAGTTAGATTGAAATTTTCTAAAACTGGGACATTAAAATTCATTGGGCATCTTGACTTGATGCGTACTTTTCAAAAAATATTCAGACAAGCAGAGTTACCAATAGCATACTCAGAAGGTTTTAACCCTCATCAAATATTTTCTATTGCGGCACCATTAGCTGTTGGAGTTACCAGCAGTGGCGAGTACTTAGATATGAAGTTAGTTCAAAATATGGACACACAAATGATTATTGATCATGTGAATGCCTGTTGTCCAAATGGATTAAAAATTGAAGCAGCTATTGTTATAGATGATCATGAGCCATCTGCAATGGCATCTGTTTCTGCAGCAAAGTATAGTGTACTGCAGGAAGAATGTGTGTTAACAGAGGAAAATATTGCTAACTTTGCGCTTCAAGACAGCATTGTTATCAAAAAGAAGAACAAAAAGGGTAAAATCAACGATTTTGATATTAAACCGGGTATTTATAACATAGTAATCAATGATAACAAAATTATTATGACCTTAGCTACTGGTAGTACTCTTAATGTCAAGCCCGATGCAGTATTTAGTTCTTTATCGGAGTTTATTGGTGCTTCTTATGACCCTTTTAACTATAAGGTTCATCGTGAAGAACTATATCATAGTGATAGTGCGTTTATACCATTGTCTGTCCCTGTAGAGCCTGTTTTTTAA
- a CDS encoding B12-binding domain-containing radical SAM protein has product MNELRLSDEILLSVDKPARYIGNEINCIYKDINSVDIRFAFCFPDVYEIGMSHLGLSILYDFLNKREDTFCERVFSPWIDLDKIMREKNLPLFALESQDELKKFDFLGFTVQYEMAYTNILSILDLAHIPIYSAERGEDDPIICAGGPCTYNPEPLADFIDFFYIGEGEVHFNDVLDLYSSMKAAGKSRADYLEAVAKIEGIYVPKFYEVSYKEDGTIQSFLSTHPNAKEKIKKNLVLDLTNSSYPTKPIVPYMQVVHDRVVLELFRGCMRGCRFCQAGIVYRPVREKDVDKLKEQAVNLIKATGHEEISLVSLSSSDYKPLHELSEHIIDNISHDQHVNLSLPSLRIDAFSLELMSKVQDVRKSSLTFAPEAGSQRLRDVINKGISEEDILKGSKEAFESGWTRVKLYFMLGLPTEELEDVEAIAHLSHKIVEKYYELPKELRRTRVEIVTSTSFFVPKPFTPFQWVAQDTMEQFKEKQTLLNRTINKKHIKFNSHDAKTSVLEGVMARGDRRVGKVIYEAYKLGAKYDAWSEHFKYSVWEQAFEKCEIDPSFYASRERSLDEVLPWDFIDIGVSKEFLLDEYNKALQGSTTPNCSLSCSTCGAQVFGGGICYES; this is encoded by the coding sequence ATGAATGAACTAAGACTAAGTGATGAAATCTTGTTAAGCGTAGATAAGCCTGCAAGATATATTGGTAATGAAATAAATTGTATTTATAAAGATATTAACTCCGTAGATATTAGATTTGCATTCTGTTTTCCAGACGTATATGAAATAGGTATGAGTCATTTAGGCTTATCTATTTTATATGACTTTTTAAATAAAAGAGAAGACACTTTTTGTGAAAGGGTTTTTTCTCCATGGATTGATTTAGATAAAATTATGAGAGAAAAGAACCTTCCACTTTTTGCTTTAGAATCACAAGATGAACTTAAGAAATTTGATTTTTTAGGCTTTACTGTCCAATATGAAATGGCATATACAAATATATTAAGTATTTTAGATCTTGCTCACATTCCCATTTATTCTGCAGAACGAGGAGAGGATGATCCAATCATATGTGCTGGTGGACCTTGTACTTACAATCCCGAGCCTTTGGCTGATTTTATTGACTTCTTTTATATCGGAGAAGGTGAAGTGCATTTTAATGATGTTTTGGATTTATATAGTAGTATGAAAGCAGCTGGAAAGAGTAGAGCTGATTATTTAGAAGCTGTAGCAAAAATAGAGGGTATTTATGTTCCTAAATTTTATGAGGTTTCTTACAAGGAAGATGGTACAATTCAATCCTTTCTCTCAACACACCCGAACGCAAAAGAAAAAATCAAGAAGAATTTAGTACTGGATTTAACGAACTCCTCCTATCCAACTAAGCCAATCGTGCCTTATATGCAGGTAGTTCATGATCGAGTTGTTTTAGAGCTCTTTAGAGGCTGTATGAGAGGATGTAGATTCTGTCAAGCCGGTATTGTATATAGACCTGTTAGAGAAAAGGATGTGGACAAGCTAAAGGAGCAAGCGGTTAATTTAATAAAAGCTACTGGTCATGAGGAAATATCCTTAGTATCCTTAAGCTCAAGTGATTATAAGCCGCTTCATGAGCTTTCTGAGCACATCATTGATAATATAAGCCATGATCAACATGTAAATCTATCTCTGCCATCCCTAAGGATTGATGCATTTTCACTAGAACTTATGAGTAAGGTTCAAGATGTGAGAAAAAGCAGTTTAACCTTTGCTCCTGAGGCTGGTTCTCAAAGACTTAGAGATGTCATTAATAAGGGAATTTCCGAGGAAGACATCTTAAAGGGCTCAAAAGAAGCCTTTGAGAGCGGATGGACAAGAGTAAAATTATACTTTATGTTGGGCTTGCCCACAGAAGAATTAGAAGATGTTGAAGCAATTGCGCATCTTTCTCATAAGATTGTTGAAAAATATTATGAGCTTCCTAAAGAGCTACGACGTACTAGAGTTGAAATTGTTACAAGCACTTCCTTCTTTGTACCAAAACCTTTTACTCCTTTCCAATGGGTAGCCCAAGATACGATGGAACAATTTAAGGAAAAGCAGACTCTTTTGAATAGAACGATTAACAAAAAACATATTAAATTTAATTCTCATGATGCTAAGACAAGTGTATTAGAGGGTGTTATGGCAAGAGGAGACCGCCGAGTAGGTAAGGTTATTTATGAAGCTTATAAACTAGGCGCTAAATATGATGCTTGGTCTGAGCATTTTAAATATTCTGTTTGGGAACAAGCCTTTGAAAAATGTGAAATTGATCCTAGCTTTTATGCATCAAGAGAACGTTCGCTAGATGAAGTACTCCCATGGGATTTTATTGATATTGGTGTTTCTAAAGAATTTTTATTAGACGAATATAATAAAGCACTCCAAGGAAGTACAACCCCAAATTGCTCGCTATCTTGTTCAACTTGTGGTGCACAGGTATTTGGAGGAGGTATTTGTTATGAAAGTTAG
- the asnB gene encoding asparagine synthase (glutamine-hydrolyzing) translates to MCGITGIINYHENLMQEIETIHPMTDALIHRGPDAFGYYYNERVLLGHRRLIVIDPTGGIQPMTFKKEIYEYTLVYNGELYNTDEVRKQLIQKGYFFDSHCDTEVVLKAYVEWGEDSLQYLNGIFAFAIWENRTKTLFLARDRVGVKPLFYTQVNGYFIFASEIKALLEHRFVEPIFNETSLLELFSLGPSRINGSGLFKGIYEVKPAEFIYLTEKKFVKKEYWRPITGEHNENKSSTIERVAFLVEDAIKSQLISDVPICTFLSGGLDSSAISSIAAKYLSSQKGELLTTYSIDYEENDLYFAGDAYQPSNDNVWVNRVSKYINSNHNRIEIGIDELAEALWDATRANDYPGMADIDSSLLLFCNRVKKNHTVALSGECADEIFGGYPWYRNFTDIHYDGFPWNKHMDVRKSFLSEGLSHLNLEDFAYSEYKKTIQEIEYLDHEDPYDRGIRRLTYLNYKWFMVTLLTRKDRMSMYNGLEVRVPYADHRIIEYTYNIPWSLKYMNNIEKGLLRSALKEHLPSEVINRKKSPYPKTYHPKYNTILGQLLKSILDNPYAPIKGLININKVNNLLKDDLNSFQTPWFGQLMKGPQFVAYLIQLNYFLEMYSVDIEGI, encoded by the coding sequence ATGTGTGGTATAACCGGAATTATTAATTATCATGAAAATTTAATGCAGGAAATTGAAACGATTCACCCTATGACGGATGCATTGATACATAGAGGTCCCGATGCATTTGGTTATTATTATAATGAAAGAGTTCTATTGGGTCATAGACGATTGATCGTTATTGATCCTACTGGTGGAATACAGCCAATGACATTCAAAAAAGAAATTTATGAATATACTCTTGTGTATAATGGAGAACTTTACAATACTGATGAAGTTAGAAAGCAATTAATACAAAAAGGATATTTTTTTGATTCCCATTGTGATACGGAAGTAGTTCTAAAGGCATACGTTGAGTGGGGAGAAGATAGCCTTCAATATTTAAATGGTATTTTTGCCTTTGCAATATGGGAAAATCGTACAAAAACATTGTTTTTAGCAAGAGATAGAGTAGGTGTTAAGCCACTTTTTTATACTCAAGTAAATGGTTACTTCATTTTTGCTTCTGAAATAAAAGCATTGCTTGAGCATCGATTTGTTGAGCCAATTTTTAATGAAACAAGTTTACTAGAGCTCTTTAGCTTAGGTCCAAGCAGAATAAACGGCAGCGGTTTATTTAAAGGCATTTATGAAGTCAAACCAGCAGAATTTATTTATCTAACCGAAAAAAAATTCGTTAAAAAAGAATACTGGAGGCCAATTACGGGTGAACATAACGAAAATAAGAGTTCAACAATTGAACGAGTAGCATTTTTAGTTGAAGATGCAATTAAGAGCCAATTGATTTCAGATGTGCCTATTTGCACATTTTTATCAGGTGGATTAGATTCTAGCGCTATTTCTTCTATCGCAGCTAAGTATTTAAGTTCGCAAAAAGGGGAGCTTTTAACCACCTATTCTATAGATTATGAAGAAAATGATCTGTACTTTGCAGGTGATGCCTATCAGCCAAGTAATGACAACGTATGGGTAAATAGAGTGAGTAAATACATAAATTCAAATCACAATAGAATTGAAATAGGAATTGATGAACTTGCTGAAGCATTATGGGATGCAACTAGAGCAAATGATTATCCTGGCATGGCTGATATAGATTCTTCTTTACTGCTTTTTTGCAATCGAGTTAAAAAGAATCATACCGTAGCTTTATCTGGCGAATGCGCAGATGAAATTTTCGGAGGGTATCCTTGGTATAGAAATTTTACTGATATTCATTATGATGGATTTCCTTGGAATAAACATATGGATGTAAGAAAATCTTTTTTATCAGAGGGACTCTCTCATCTTAATCTTGAAGATTTTGCCTATAGTGAATACAAAAAGACTATCCAAGAAATAGAATACTTAGATCATGAGGATCCTTATGATAGGGGAATTAGAAGATTGACATATTTAAACTATAAATGGTTTATGGTTACACTCCTTACAAGGAAAGATCGCATGAGCATGTACAATGGTCTTGAGGTAAGAGTACCTTATGCAGACCATCGTATTATTGAGTATACATATAACATTCCTTGGTCTTTAAAATACATGAATAACATAGAAAAGGGTTTGCTCAGATCTGCATTAAAAGAGCATTTACCAAGTGAAGTAATTAACAGAAAGAAATCACCTTATCCTAAAACCTATCACCCAAAATACAATACGATTTTAGGTCAATTGCTAAAATCAATACTTGATAATCCGTATGCACCAATAAAAGGTCTAATTAACATTAATAAGGTGAATAATCTCCTTAAGGATGATTTGAATTCATTTCAAACACCATGGTTTGGCCAACTTATGAAGGGTCCTCAATTTGTTGCTTACTTGATTCAATTAAATTATTTTTTAGAGATGTATAGTGTTGATATTGAAGGAATCTAA
- a CDS encoding tyrosine--tRNA ligase — translation MKSAYDILLERGFIEQTTHEEEIIDLFKKEKVTFYIGFDPTADSLTVGHFLTVMAMAHLQQAGHRPIVLIGGGTTMVGDPTGKSDMRKMMTKEIIENNAERFKEQLSKFIDFTDDRAIMVNNADWLLNLNYVEFIREIGVHFSVNRMLTADCYKTRYEKGLTFLEFNYMLMQSYDFLELNRRFDCTMQLGGNDQWSNILGGVELIRRKESKPAFGMTFKLLTTGDGKKMGKTEKGAVWLDPVKTSPYEFYQYWRNTEDVKVAECLGLLTFLPMEEVRKLSALEGAEINKAKEVLAFEITKNIHGEEEALKAMDAAKALFNGAASGGSIPTTHMKLDQFKDGIDILTLLQETGLIPTRSEGRRLVEQGGIRINDIQVSDINRLIILNDFDDKKELMIKKGKKSFHRVVIS, via the coding sequence ATGAAAAGTGCATACGACATTTTGTTGGAACGTGGTTTCATTGAACAAACAACACATGAAGAAGAAATTATAGATTTATTTAAGAAGGAAAAGGTTACTTTTTATATTGGCTTTGATCCTACTGCTGATAGCTTAACTGTAGGCCATTTTTTAACAGTAATGGCCATGGCTCATTTACAACAAGCTGGTCATAGACCAATCGTATTAATTGGTGGCGGCACAACAATGGTTGGTGATCCTACTGGTAAATCAGACATGCGTAAGATGATGACAAAAGAAATTATAGAAAATAATGCTGAAAGATTTAAGGAACAGCTTTCAAAGTTTATTGATTTTACGGATGATCGTGCTATTATGGTCAATAATGCAGATTGGCTACTTAATTTAAATTATGTAGAATTTATTCGAGAAATTGGAGTGCATTTTTCAGTAAATAGAATGTTAACAGCTGATTGCTACAAAACAAGATATGAAAAAGGCTTAACCTTCCTTGAATTCAACTACATGCTTATGCAATCCTATGACTTTTTAGAATTAAATAGAAGGTTTGATTGTACAATGCAATTAGGCGGAAATGACCAATGGTCAAATATCCTAGGTGGTGTTGAATTAATACGTAGAAAAGAAAGCAAGCCTGCTTTTGGTATGACCTTTAAGCTATTGACTACAGGTGATGGTAAGAAAATGGGTAAAACTGAAAAAGGTGCTGTCTGGCTAGATCCAGTAAAGACTTCACCCTATGAGTTTTATCAATATTGGAGAAATACAGAGGATGTTAAGGTAGCTGAATGTTTAGGACTGCTTACGTTCCTTCCTATGGAAGAGGTTCGAAAATTAAGTGCTCTTGAGGGCGCTGAAATTAACAAAGCCAAAGAAGTATTGGCCTTTGAAATCACAAAAAACATTCATGGTGAAGAAGAAGCATTGAAGGCGATGGACGCTGCCAAAGCTTTGTTTAATGGTGCGGCTTCTGGAGGTTCAATTCCTACTACCCACATGAAATTAGATCAATTTAAAGATGGCATAGATATACTTACTCTATTACAAGAGACAGGACTTATCCCTACTCGATCAGAAGGAAGACGCTTGGTTGAACAAGGTGGTATTAGAATAAATGACATTCAAGTTTCGGATATAAATAGGCTGATAATCCTTAATGATTTTGATGATAAGAAGGAATTAATGATAAAAAAAGGCAAGAAAAGCTTCCATAGAGTTGTTATTTCCTAA
- a CDS encoding DNA-binding response regulator, with product MGLEKSILIVDDEVKIVSVIESYLIHNGYTVFKAYNGKDALEIFTKELPSLVVLDLMLPDISGEDVCHKLRNISRVPIIMLTAKVSEEDILNGLDLGADDYITKPFSPKQLMARIGAVLRRCTADREFLSNVISFNHNDLVINVLKREVQKNSQVIKLTPNEYNILLTLIKFSEKTFTRDELISIALGDDFDGFDRTVDTHIKNLRQKIEDDPKNPLYILTVFGVGYRFDARP from the coding sequence ATGGGTTTGGAAAAGAGTATTTTAATCGTAGATGATGAAGTTAAAATTGTAAGTGTAATAGAATCTTACCTTATACATAATGGATATACCGTTTTTAAAGCCTATAATGGGAAGGATGCTTTAGAAATTTTCACTAAGGAATTGCCTTCCTTAGTTGTATTAGATTTAATGCTTCCTGATATAAGTGGAGAAGATGTGTGCCATAAGCTTAGAAACATCTCTAGGGTACCAATTATTATGCTTACTGCAAAGGTTTCTGAGGAAGATATCTTAAACGGTTTAGACCTTGGAGCAGATGATTACATAACAAAACCTTTTAGTCCTAAGCAGTTAATGGCAAGAATAGGTGCAGTTCTAAGGCGATGTACAGCCGATAGGGAATTTCTTTCTAACGTGATCTCGTTTAATCATAATGATTTAGTGATCAATGTTTTAAAACGAGAGGTTCAAAAAAATAGTCAGGTAATTAAGCTTACTCCTAACGAATACAATATATTACTAACACTCATCAAATTTTCAGAAAAAACCTTTACACGAGATGAATTAATCAGCATCGCCTTGGGTGATGACTTCGATGGCTTTGACAGAACGGTTGATACGCATATAAAAAATTTGCGTCAAAAGATTGAAGATGATCCCAAAAATCCACTTTATATTTTGACTGTTTTTGGTGTTGGTTATCGTTTTGATGCAAGACCATAA
- a CDS encoding DUF421 domain-containing protein: MDEGLVVIVRGVIGFFTLLIFTKLLGKQQISQLTLFEYILGITIGSIAATLTTDLTSSAWSHWMGLFIWSFLVFLLQHIVVRFPLVSEYINGQPELIIVNGKLMDKKMKSLRYSLSDLLEQLRSNNVFDISQVEFAVLETNGKLTVLKKSQYETVTAQDLGISTPYVGVSTEIIIYGMIIEENLKKIGLDKRWLKDELAKRKINHSKEIHLATINTSGELFIDLYKDYLNK, encoded by the coding sequence ATGGACGAAGGACTCGTGGTTATTGTCAGAGGTGTCATTGGGTTTTTTACTTTATTAATCTTTACTAAATTATTAGGTAAGCAACAAATTAGTCAACTTACTTTATTTGAATATATACTTGGTATTACAATCGGTTCTATAGCTGCAACTTTAACTACAGACCTTACAAGCTCTGCATGGTCACATTGGATGGGATTATTTATATGGTCTTTCTTAGTGTTCTTACTTCAACACATAGTAGTAAGGTTTCCACTGGTGTCAGAGTATATCAATGGGCAACCAGAGCTAATAATCGTTAATGGTAAACTGATGGACAAAAAAATGAAATCATTAAGATACAGCCTTTCAGATTTGTTGGAGCAATTAAGGTCTAATAATGTTTTTGATATTAGTCAAGTAGAATTTGCTGTTCTTGAAACGAACGGTAAATTAACGGTGCTAAAAAAGTCTCAATATGAAACAGTTACTGCGCAAGATTTAGGTATTAGCACTCCTTATGTTGGAGTATCTACCGAGATTATTATATATGGGATGATCATTGAAGAAAATTTAAAGAAAATTGGTTTGGATAAAAGATGGCTTAAGGATGAACTAGCTAAGAGAAAGATCAATCATTCAAAAGAGATCCATTTAGCAACTATTAATACGAGTGGAGAGCTATTTATTGACCTATATAAAGATTATCTTAATAAATAA
- a CDS encoding arginine decarboxylase — MNKTEILGRWTRDKSEELYGIKNWGADYFSISDKGEVLVNPYKDNPSAAVSIVDIISGVRERGLDMPVLLRFENLLDSQISYLNNSFNEAIKKLNYKGEYRGVYPIKVNQQQQVIKEVTRFGQRYHHGLEVGSKAELVAALSLMKDKEACLICNGYKDEEFIDLGLYAVKMGFKCFFVIEMPGELDIILQRSEALDVKPNIGIRIKLSAKAGGHWTESGGDRSIFGLNMSQVIEIVDILKEKKMLDCLKLLHYHLGSQIPNIRDIRSAVLESARVYAELVKEGAPMGYLDLGGGLAIDYDGSNTNYTNSRNYSVEEYCMDIVEAVMTIMDTANVPHPVIITESGRALVAYYSVLLFNVLDVAKFEEHKLPDELKEDTPEQIRNLYDVSQNLNLKNIQECYNDALYYRDEIRDMFKHGRISLRERSFSEKIFWNIINQVAKEKNKLKFAPVELDDIECAIADIYYCNFSLFQSIPDSWAIDQLFPIMPVHRLLELPKRNAIIADITCDCDGKIDHFIDLHDVRNTLPLHELKNNDNYYLGVFLVGAYQETLGDLHNLFGDTNVVSIRINPDGNYDLVNEIHGDSVADVLSYVEFDPKEMHTNFRETAEEAIREGLITARDRRDIMSSFDNGLRGYTYYES; from the coding sequence ATGAACAAAACAGAAATTTTAGGTAGATGGACTAGAGATAAGTCCGAAGAACTTTATGGAATAAAAAACTGGGGTGCAGATTATTTCTCTATCTCAGATAAGGGTGAGGTACTTGTTAACCCATATAAAGACAATCCTTCTGCAGCAGTTAGTATTGTGGATATTATATCTGGTGTACGTGAGAGAGGTCTGGATATGCCTGTATTATTGCGTTTTGAGAACCTACTTGACTCACAGATTTCATATCTGAACAACTCCTTTAATGAAGCAATTAAAAAACTTAATTATAAAGGCGAATATCGTGGTGTATATCCAATAAAGGTAAATCAACAACAACAAGTTATAAAAGAAGTAACAAGGTTTGGACAAAGATATCACCATGGTCTTGAAGTTGGTAGTAAGGCTGAATTAGTGGCTGCTCTTTCTTTAATGAAAGATAAAGAAGCTTGTCTTATTTGCAATGGTTATAAAGATGAAGAATTTATCGATCTAGGTTTATATGCTGTTAAAATGGGATTTAAATGTTTTTTTGTAATAGAAATGCCTGGGGAATTAGATATCATCTTACAACGCTCCGAAGCATTAGATGTTAAACCGAATATTGGAATTAGGATAAAACTTTCAGCAAAAGCTGGTGGTCACTGGACTGAATCTGGTGGGGACAGAAGTATTTTTGGCTTAAATATGTCTCAAGTCATTGAAATAGTTGATATTCTAAAAGAAAAGAAAATGTTAGATTGCCTTAAATTGCTGCATTATCATCTTGGCTCCCAAATACCCAATATTCGCGACATTCGTTCTGCTGTTCTTGAGTCTGCTCGTGTATACGCCGAATTGGTTAAGGAAGGAGCGCCAATGGGATATCTTGATCTTGGGGGTGGCCTAGCGATTGATTATGATGGTTCTAATACAAATTATACGAACAGTAGAAATTATTCAGTTGAAGAATATTGTATGGATATTGTAGAAGCCGTCATGACAATAATGGATACTGCCAATGTTCCCCACCCTGTAATTATTACAGAATCAGGACGAGCTCTGGTTGCATATTATTCAGTTTTATTATTTAATGTATTAGATGTCGCAAAATTTGAAGAACATAAACTGCCAGATGAATTGAAGGAAGATACTCCAGAACAAATCAGAAATCTATATGATGTTAGCCAAAATCTAAATTTAAAAAATATCCAGGAATGCTATAATGATGCTCTTTACTATAGAGATGAAATAAGGGATATGTTTAAACATGGAAGAATCAGCTTACGCGAACGTTCTTTTTCTGAAAAGATTTTTTGGAATATTATTAATCAAGTAGCAAAAGAAAAAAATAAGCTAAAATTTGCACCAGTAGAACTAGACGATATTGAATGTGCGATTGCTGATATTTATTATTGTAATTTCTCATTATTTCAATCGATTCCTGATAGTTGGGCAATTGATCAGTTATTCCCTATTATGCCGGTACATCGTTTGCTTGAGTTACCTAAACGAAATGCTATCATAGCTGACATCACTTGTGACTGTGACGGTAAAATAGATCACTTTATTGATCTTCACGATGTTCGAAACACTTTGCCATTACATGAATTGAAAAATAATGACAATTATTATCTAGGCGTGTTTTTAGTTGGTGCCTATCAAGAAACATTGGGAGACCTTCATAATCTTTTTGGAGATACTAATGTTGTTAGTATTAGAATTAACCCTGATGGTAACTATGACTTAGTAAATGAAATTCATGGAGATAGTGTTGCTGATGTACTTTCTTATGTTGAATTTGATCCAAAAGAAATGCATACAAATTTCCGTGAAACAGCTGAAGAAGCTATTCGCGAAGGGTTGATCACTGCTAGAGATAGACGCGATATTATGTCTTCTTTTGACAATGGTTTACGTGGTTACACTTATTACGAAAGCTAA
- a CDS encoding saccharopine dehydrogenase, with translation MGKALIIGAGGVSNVVVHKCCQNPDVFEEICIASRTKSKCDAMKEKLKGGKTKIQTAQVDADNTDELIGLINDFKPDVVINVALPYQDLTIMDACLATGVHYVDTANYEPLDTPKFEYKWQWAYKEKFEKAGLTALLGSGFDPGVTGVFSAYAQKHYFDEIHTIDILDANAGDHGYPFATNFNPEINIREITAKGRYFENGNWVETPPLSIKKEYDFPQIGPKNIYLLYHEELESLAVNIKGIDKIRFWMTFSDNYLNHLTVLQNVGMTSIKPILYDGKEIQPIHFLQAVLPDPASLGPRTKGKTNIGCIFQGTKDGQPKTYYVYNVCVHEEAYAEVGSQAISYTTGVPAMIGAMLILKGIWNKPGVHNIEEFDPDPFMDALNKHGLPWIEDFSPTLLD, from the coding sequence TTGGGAAAAGCTCTTATTATTGGTGCTGGTGGCGTATCAAATGTGGTAGTACACAAATGCTGTCAAAACCCAGATGTTTTTGAAGAAATATGTATTGCAAGCAGAACAAAATCAAAATGTGATGCTATGAAAGAAAAGCTAAAAGGTGGCAAAACAAAAATACAAACTGCACAAGTGGATGCAGACAACACGGATGAACTGATTGGCTTAATAAATGATTTTAAACCTGATGTGGTTATTAACGTTGCCCTACCTTACCAAGACTTAACGATTATGGATGCATGTCTAGCAACTGGTGTTCATTATGTTGACACTGCCAATTATGAGCCCCTTGATACGCCAAAGTTTGAATATAAATGGCAATGGGCTTATAAAGAAAAATTCGAAAAAGCTGGCCTTACTGCTCTACTTGGAAGCGGCTTCGATCCTGGAGTTACGGGTGTTTTTAGTGCGTATGCGCAAAAACACTATTTTGATGAAATTCATACAATCGATATCTTGGATGCAAATGCGGGTGATCATGGTTATCCTTTTGCTACTAATTTTAATCCAGAAATAAATATCCGTGAAATTACAGCTAAGGGAAGATATTTTGAAAATGGAAATTGGGTTGAAACTCCCCCACTTTCAATAAAAAAAGAATATGATTTCCCTCAAATTGGACCTAAAAATATTTATTTATTATATCATGAAGAGCTAGAATCTCTTGCAGTTAATATAAAAGGGATTGATAAAATTAGATTTTGGATGACCTTTTCAGATAATTACTTGAATCACTTAACGGTACTCCAAAATGTTGGTATGACTTCAATTAAACCTATTTTATATGATGGAAAAGAAATCCAGCCTATCCACTTCCTACAAGCTGTACTGCCTGATCCAGCATCATTAGGTCCACGTACAAAAGGAAAAACAAATATTGGGTGCATTTTCCAAGGAACAAAAGATGGACAACCAAAAACTTATTATGTATATAATGTTTGTGTTCATGAAGAAGCTTATGCAGAAGTAGGATCACAAGCAATTTCCTACACGACAGGTGTGCCTGCAATGATTGGTGCAATGCTGATTCTAAAAGGAATTTGGAATAAGCCAGGTGTTCATAATATTGAAGAATTTGATCCAGATCCTTTTATGGATGCGCTAAATAAACACGGTCTTCCTTGGATAGAAGATTTTTCTCCTACTTTATTAGATTAA